The genomic segment ACCGAGGTAAAGCCTCCGGAAGCGATGTCCCGTCTAGGAACGGAAGTCCTCTCTCTGCTTCAGCCCGCCCCCGGGGAACGAATTCTCGACCTCGGCTGTGGAAACGGAGACCTGACGGCCCGCATCGCGGCCGCGGGAGCGATCCCGACGGGCATCGACTTGTCCGCGGAATCGGTGGCACTTGCGAGACAGCGGCATCCGGACCTTGATCTGCAAGCCGCGGACGCTAGTCTCTACCGTTCGGATACCCGTTATGACGCGGTCTTTTCCCACGCCGCGCTGCATTGGATCGGGAATGCGGAGGCCACGGCGCGCACCGTATCGATCGCTCTTCGGGAAGGCGGACGATTCGTCGCCGAATTCGCGGGCAGCGGCAATCTGGCTTCGCTGACCGATGCGATCGGGCAGGTGCTGTCTGCGCGCGGTTACGAACCGGAGGGGCGAAATCCGTGGTATCAGCCGACGATCGGCGAATATGCGAGTTTGCTGGAGCGGGCCGGTTTTCGCGTGACGTTCGCCCTGCACTTCGATCAGCCTTCGCCGTCCAAAGTCCCCTCGGGGGTCAGGGCCCTGCTGGACAGCTTCGCGGGTTATTTTTTCCCGGATATCCCGCCGGCGGAGCTCGCCTCCGTCTACGACGAAGTCGAAGCTGCGGTCAAGCCGCGTCTGTTCCGGGACGGCCAATGGATCATCGACAAAAGCCGCTTGCGTATCGCGGCCGTCAAGGCGTCCCGCTAAACCGTCGGCCGGCACGCCGTATTCATCGATCGGCGAACCGATTCCGATATAGAAAAGGGGAGGCTGAGATTATGGATATAGCGGCAATCTCGACAGGACTGGCCATGAACGATCTGCGCCAGCAAGTTAGCATCGCCGTCCTAGGCAAGGTCATGGATACCGCGCGCCAGAACAGCGAGGCGGTCGTGCAGTTGACGCAGAGCATCGCGCAGCCTCATCTGGGCGGCAACATCGACATTCGCGTTTAAGTTCCTGCAAGCGCGATGCGACGCCGGCGCAAAAAGCCGAATCGGCCTCGTAAAGGTCCGGTTCGGCTTTTTGCGCTGCCGCATATCGCGGCAGGCGCGCCGGGCAAACTACAAGCGGTCCAGCTCCCGCGCTTCGGCTTTGGGCCGGCAATCCTTGCATACGCCGATCGTCCGGCCGCTTTCGTCGATATAAAACGACAGCCGCGAATTGCGCGCGCGGCACAAAGAGCAGGGGCGTGCCTGCTCCCCTGCTGCGGATTCCCGCCTTTTCCCGGGCCGCTTGCGGGCGGCTCGAAACGGCACGACCTTGGCGCTGCGCGAGACGGCCCGCTTACGACGGCGCCGGCCTAACCAAAACGCCCCCCCTGCTCCCGCCAATAAGACGGCTGCAACAATTGCGATCAGCATGCGGTTCTCCTTTCCTGCACCGGCCAGCTCAACCGATGGCCGCGAGCAAGTCGTTGAGCGACTCGGCCATCGACGGATGCGTGAAAATCGTATCGCGGAACGCCATATAAGGCTGGCCGTCTAACTGTCCCCCGCTTCCGCCTGTCGCTGCAACGGGTCGCGGACCGTCCGCCTGAAGCTCTCGCCCCAGTCCCGCATGGCGGCGATGATCGGGGTCAGCGTCTGTCCGAACGCCGTCAGCGAGTACTCTACCTTGGGCGGCACCTGGTTGTACACCTCGCGGTGAACGACGCCGTCCTCCTCCAGCTCTCGCAGCTGCAGCGTGAGCATCCGCTGCGTGATCGTCGGGCAGATTCTGCGGAATTCGTTGAACCGCTTCGGACCGTCCATCAGATGATACAGCAGCACGCCCTTCCATTTTCCGCCGATCACGTCCAGCGTGAACTCGACCGGGCAGCCTTCCTCGTCCGGACAAAACCCGTACCCGCTCTTCCGATCCCGCACGCCGATCCGCTCCTTCGTCTCTCTCTTCCTTATTTAATGATCATAGCATTCATGCGCGGCGATTAAAATCCTTCGAGCACGACCTTGCCGACCGTGCGGCCAGTCTCCAGCATCGCATGCGCCTTGCGCAGATTGTCGGCGTTGATCGGAGCGAGCGTCTCGCTCGACGTCGTGCGGATCGCGCCCGCGTCCACGAGCCGCGCGACTTCGTCCAGCAGCCGATGCTGCTCGATCATATCCGCCGTATGATACGTCGACCGCGTGAACATGAGTTCCCACGCGAAGGTCGCGCTTTTGTTCTTGAGCAGCGTCAGGTTGAGCGGCTCGTCGGTCTCGACGATCGAGCAGATCTTGCCTTGCGGCGCGATCGCCTCAGCCATGTTCGCCCAGTGCTTCTCCGTGCTGTTCAGGCAGAGAATGTAGTCGACCTGGTCGAACCCGACCGCCTTCAGCTGCGGCAAGAACGCCTGGAAGTGGTCGATTACATAGTCCGCGCCAAGCTCTCTTGCCCAGTCGGCCGACGCGGGGCGAGAGGCCGTGCCGATGACCGTCAAGCCCGCCAGCTTCGCCAGCTGCGTTGCGATCGACCCGACGCCGCCGGCCGCGCCAATGATCAGGATCGCCTTGCCGGCATTGTCGGCCCGATCCCTAGCGACGCCCAGACGGTCATAAAGGCTCTCCCATGCCGTAATTGTCGTCAGCGGCAGCGCGGCCGCCTGAGCGAAGCTCAGCGAAGAAGGCTTCGTGCCGACGATGCGTTCGTCGACAAGATGGAACTCGCTGTTGCCGCCAGGCCTGGTGATGCTGCCGGCGTAGTATACCTCGTCGCCCGGTCTGAACAGCCCGGCCTCCGGCCCGACCTGCTCGACCACGCCCGCGACGTCCCAGCCGAGCACTCTCGGCGCGCTCTCCTCGCGGCTCTTGGGCGAGCGGACTTTGCAGTCGACCGGATTCACCGAGATCGCGCGCACCTTCACGAGCAAATCCCGGCCTGTCGGCATCGGCTTGTCGATCTCTACGTCGATCAGGCTCTCCGGATCGGCGATCGGCAAATACTTGTACAGGCCCACGGCCTTCATCGTTTCTGTCGCGGTTGCTTTAAATTCATTCGTCATGTCGGTTCGCTCCTTCGCGGGTTTGCCGTCGATTCGGCTTATACCTGCAATATAAGGCATATACGACAGCCGCGTAAGTACGCACATTTGTGTAGGATAGGCACACGAATGATACTCATTGACGCAGGGCTATTCCGCGGAAAAGACCGATACCGTTTCCGGCTCCTTCTGCGCCTCTACGTTCAGACCTTTGCGGTATGTCTTCGGGCTGACGCCGTAGACATCCTTGAACACCCGGCTGAAGTAGTGGGCCGCGCCGAAGCCGGAGACCTCCGCAATCGCGCCGATCGAGGCGTCGGTCCGCCGGAGCAGGTCGAGCGCGCGCGCAAGGCGAATCTCGGTCAACCGGCCGACGATCGTCTTGCCGGTCAGCCGCTTGTACTTGCGGGCCAGATGGTTGTAGCTGACATGCAGGGCGTCGGCGAGTCTGCGGACATTCATTTTTTCCGCGCGCTCGTCGTTCAGGTAGACCTCGATCTTGCGCAGAAACGCCGTATCTGACTGGTCGGCGCCCGCCGGCGTAACCCGTCCTTCGGGATGGCGGACCGCGGCGATCGTCAGCAGAATCTGCACGAACGTCAGTTGAACGGAAGCAAGCGAATCCGCTTCACGCGCCTCCTCGAACAGCCGCAGGATCCGTTCGCCCAGACCGTAGCGATCCTCGTAGCAGCCGAGCTGCCACTCCCGCAATCTCTCGAGCGCGGCATAGACCGAGCCTGCTCCGCCTCCGGCGGTCGGCTCCGCCGGCGCGACCGTCCATCGCAGGCAGACGCCCCGGTGAGGAGACTCCGGCAGATACTCGTGACGATGCTCGGCGCCTGCGGGGACCAGAAAGAACTCTCCCGGTCCGACGTTCAGGAGCGGCCCCCCGAAGCCCGTCTTCATGCTGCCTTCGTAGATATAGTTGCACTCGAACCACGCATGCGTGTGAGGGGGGCACGAGCGGGCTCCCCAAGGCTGCTCCTCCAGCACCTCGATGATCTCGATGACGGCGTCGTTCACCCTGACGGTTCCGTACAATTCATCCGGCATGATGCCGCTCGCCATAGACTCGTCCCCTTTCCGCAACTGATTTCTATCATAGTAGCACAAGCGAACCGGTCATTTTAGTGTAAAAACGGGATACTTCAATGAATTTACATAGACGCGCTTCAAAATGAAAATAGAAGGGAAGAGAGCGACGAACCAGAAAGGATGCATGGACTTGAAAAAGCTGCACCTCATCAGCAATGCGCACCTTGATCCCGTATGGCAGTGGGAATGGGAGGAAGGCGCGGCTGCGGCCGTATCCACGTTCAGGGCCGCCGCATCGTTTTGCAGAGAATACGACGGATACGTTTTTAATCACAATGAAGCGCTGCTGTACAAATGGATCGAGGAGTACGAGCCGAGCTTGTTCGCGGAGATTCAAAGCCTCGTTCGTCTCGGCAAGTGGCACATCATGGGCGGATGGTACCTGCAGCCCGATTGCAATATGCCTTCGGGCGAATCGCTCGTCAGGCAGATTCTGCTCGGCAGGCAGTACTTCAAGGAAAAATTCGGACAGGCGCCGACGACCTCGATCAACTTCGACTCCTTCGGGCATTCCAGGGGATTGGTGCAGATCATGCGCAAATCCGGCTTTGATTCTTATCTGTTCATGCGGCCCGAGCAAAAGACGGCGGGTCCGGCGGACGACTTCGTCTGGGTTGGCTTCGACGGCTCCGAGGTGCACGCGCATCAGATTGCGGACGGATACAATACGCTGATCGGGCAAGCGCACAAAAAGATCGCTAAATGGCTGGAGAAGTACGCGGACGACGGCGAGGACCGCCCCCGTCTGCTGCTGTGGGGCGTCGGCAATCACGGCGGCGGTCCCTCCCGTCTCGACCTCGACCGCATCGGCGAGATGATGGATGCGGGTCCGGTTGAGATCGTGCATTCGACGCCGGAGGCCTACTTCGCGGAGCTGCGCGAAGCGACCGATCTTCCCCGCCATGCGGACGATCTCAATCCGCGCTTCGTCGGCTGCTATACGTCGATGATCCGGATCAAGCAAAAGCACCGGCAGCTCGAAAGCCAGCTCTTCATGACCGAGAAAATGCTGGCGACGGCCGCGGTTCAAGGACTGCTGGCGTATCCGGCCCGCGAGCTCGGCGAAGCGTTTCACGACCTGATGGTCGCCGAGTTCCACGACATTTTGCCGGGCAGCTCGATCCAGCCCGCGGAAGAAGCGTCGCTCAGACTCATCGACCACGGCCTGGAGATCGCTTCGCGCCTGCGCGCCCGCGCGTTCTTCGCCCTGGCTGCCGGTCAGCCGCAAGCGGCGACGGGCGAGTATCCGATTCTCGTTTACAATCCGCATCCGTATCCCGTACGCGGCATTTTCGCCTGCGAGTTCATGCTGGAGGACCAGAACTGGACGGAGGAGTTCTCCATGCCGCTGGTCTACCGCGACGGCGCGCAGGTGCCGAGCCAGCCTGAAAAAGAGCATAGCGCCCTGAACCTGGACTGGCGCAAACGCGTCGTTTTCGAAGCCGAGCTCGCGCCCTCGTCCATGAACAGGTTCGACTGCCGGATCGTCAAGCTGCCGCAGAAGCCGAAGGCGCATCTGACCGAGCGCGACGGCGCGATCCGGTTCGAATCGCCGTCGCTGCAGGTCGAGATCAATACACGCACCGGGCTGATCGACAAGTATGTCGCGGAGGGCGTATCCTACCTGCGGCCGGGCGCCTTCCTCCCCGTCGTAGTCGCCGACAACGAGGATCCGTGGCGCATGGATACGGACCGGTTCGAGCCGGACGTCGGCCGATTCGAGCTGATGAGCCCCGCCCGCGGCACGGCCTTCTCCGGCGTCAAGGATGAAGTGCTGCCCGCCGTGCGGGTAATCGAGGACGGAGACGTGCGGACCGTCGTCGAAGCGCTGCTGGCCTATGGCGACTCTGCGGCCGTGCTCACCTACCTGCTGCCCAAGCAGGGCACCGAGATCGAAGTGCAGGTCCGCCTGTATTGGCAGGAGAAGGACAAGCTGCTCAAGCTGTCGATCCCGACGGCGCTCGGAGACGATCATGAATACCTGGGGCAGACGGCGTACGGCGTGCAGCGGCTGCCGCAAAACGGCGACGAGGCGGTGGCGCAAAAGTGGACGGCGATGGCCGAGTCTTCTCCCGACGGACGGGCCGTGACGCTGATCAATGACGGTGTCTATGGCTCGGACGGCGCCGACGGCACGCTGCGGCCGACGCTGGTCCGCGGCGTCGCCTACTGCGCGCACCCGATCGGCGAGCGTCCGATTCTGCCGCAGGACCGGCTCCTGCCCCGGATCGACCAGGGCGAGCGCACGTATACGTTCTGGCTCAACGCCGGCAAGCGGGAGTCGCGTCTTGCGACGATCGAACGCGAAGCGCTCGCTCTGCACGAACGTCCGTATGCGCTCTCGTTTTTCCCGAGCGGAGCCGGCGAGCTGCCGTCCCCGGGCGTCGCGCTTGAAGGCGACCGCGCGGTGCTGACCGCCTTCAAGCAGGCGGAGGACGGCGACGGTTATATCCTCCGTCTGTACGAGCCTACCGGCGTGCCGGGCTCGGCCCTCCTTCGCATCCCTTCGCTCGGCATCTCGCAGCGGGTCGAGCTCGACGGATTCGAGATCAAGACGTTCAGGACGGACGCTGCCGGAAGCGTACTTAGGACATGCACGTTGATGGAAAAAGACTAGTCTCCTCCGGTAACGACACTCGCAAATCAAAGCTCCCGCCGGTCACCGACGGGAGCTCAAGGCT from the Cohnella hashimotonis genome contains:
- a CDS encoding methyltransferase domain-containing protein; translation: MSRLGTEVLSLLQPAPGERILDLGCGNGDLTARIAAAGAIPTGIDLSAESVALARQRHPDLDLQAADASLYRSDTRYDAVFSHAALHWIGNAEATARTVSIALREGGRFVAEFAGSGNLASLTDAIGQVLSARGYEPEGRNPWYQPTIGEYASLLERAGFRVTFALHFDQPSPSKVPSGVRALLDSFAGYFFPDIPPAELASVYDEVEAAVKPRLFRDGQWIIDKSRLRIAAVKASR
- a CDS encoding YjfB family protein; this translates as MDIAAISTGLAMNDLRQQVSIAVLGKVMDTARQNSEAVVQLTQSIAQPHLGGNIDIRV
- a CDS encoding winged helix-turn-helix transcriptional regulator — encoded protein: MRDRKSGYGFCPDEEGCPVEFTLDVIGGKWKGVLLYHLMDGPKRFNEFRRICPTITQRMLTLQLRELEEDGVVHREVYNQVPPKVEYSLTAFGQTLTPIIAAMRDWGESFRRTVRDPLQRQAEAGDS
- a CDS encoding zinc-binding alcohol dehydrogenase family protein, with translation MTNEFKATATETMKAVGLYKYLPIADPESLIDVEIDKPMPTGRDLLVKVRAISVNPVDCKVRSPKSREESAPRVLGWDVAGVVEQVGPEAGLFRPGDEVYYAGSITRPGGNSEFHLVDERIVGTKPSSLSFAQAAALPLTTITAWESLYDRLGVARDRADNAGKAILIIGAAGGVGSIATQLAKLAGLTVIGTASRPASADWARELGADYVIDHFQAFLPQLKAVGFDQVDYILCLNSTEKHWANMAEAIAPQGKICSIVETDEPLNLTLLKNKSATFAWELMFTRSTYHTADMIEQHRLLDEVARLVDAGAIRTTSSETLAPINADNLRKAHAMLETGRTVGKVVLEGF
- a CDS encoding AraC family transcriptional regulator gives rise to the protein MASGIMPDELYGTVRVNDAVIEIIEVLEEQPWGARSCPPHTHAWFECNYIYEGSMKTGFGGPLLNVGPGEFFLVPAGAEHRHEYLPESPHRGVCLRWTVAPAEPTAGGGAGSVYAALERLREWQLGCYEDRYGLGERILRLFEEAREADSLASVQLTFVQILLTIAAVRHPEGRVTPAGADQSDTAFLRKIEVYLNDERAEKMNVRRLADALHVSYNHLARKYKRLTGKTIVGRLTEIRLARALDLLRRTDASIGAIAEVSGFGAAHYFSRVFKDVYGVSPKTYRKGLNVEAQKEPETVSVFSAE
- a CDS encoding glycoside hydrolase family 38 C-terminal domain-containing protein, encoding MKKLHLISNAHLDPVWQWEWEEGAAAAVSTFRAAASFCREYDGYVFNHNEALLYKWIEEYEPSLFAEIQSLVRLGKWHIMGGWYLQPDCNMPSGESLVRQILLGRQYFKEKFGQAPTTSINFDSFGHSRGLVQIMRKSGFDSYLFMRPEQKTAGPADDFVWVGFDGSEVHAHQIADGYNTLIGQAHKKIAKWLEKYADDGEDRPRLLLWGVGNHGGGPSRLDLDRIGEMMDAGPVEIVHSTPEAYFAELREATDLPRHADDLNPRFVGCYTSMIRIKQKHRQLESQLFMTEKMLATAAVQGLLAYPARELGEAFHDLMVAEFHDILPGSSIQPAEEASLRLIDHGLEIASRLRARAFFALAAGQPQAATGEYPILVYNPHPYPVRGIFACEFMLEDQNWTEEFSMPLVYRDGAQVPSQPEKEHSALNLDWRKRVVFEAELAPSSMNRFDCRIVKLPQKPKAHLTERDGAIRFESPSLQVEINTRTGLIDKYVAEGVSYLRPGAFLPVVVADNEDPWRMDTDRFEPDVGRFELMSPARGTAFSGVKDEVLPAVRVIEDGDVRTVVEALLAYGDSAAVLTYLLPKQGTEIEVQVRLYWQEKDKLLKLSIPTALGDDHEYLGQTAYGVQRLPQNGDEAVAQKWTAMAESSPDGRAVTLINDGVYGSDGADGTLRPTLVRGVAYCAHPIGERPILPQDRLLPRIDQGERTYTFWLNAGKRESRLATIEREALALHERPYALSFFPSGAGELPSPGVALEGDRAVLTAFKQAEDGDGYILRLYEPTGVPGSALLRIPSLGISQRVELDGFEIKTFRTDAAGSVLRTCTLMEKD